In Candidatus Saccharimonadales bacterium, the sequence GGTTGATCGGATCGATAATCTCCTTGGCGAAGATATAATAATCGAGCAAAAACCTCAGATGGCTGGTCGCAATCTGAATATAGTAGTAAGGAGTAAATAATGCCAAAGCTAAAGACCCATAAGGGTACCGCAAAGCGCATCAAGCTGACGAGCACAGGTAAACTGACTCGCCGCCGCGCATTCGGTAACCACCTTCTTCAGAAGAAAAGTAAAAGC encodes:
- the rpmI gene encoding 50S ribosomal protein L35; translation: MPKLKTHKGTAKRIKLTSTGKLTRRRAFGNHLLQKKSKSRKRAINNGAQVTGGMAKNVKRALGV